GACGAATGGTTCGAGGTGCTGTCATGGAGCCGTGAGCTCGCGAAGTCAACCGTGACCATGTGCATCATCCTGTACCTGGTGCTGACCGGACGAAAGCATAACGTCATCCTGACTTCCTGCTCCAAGGACAATGCGGCCAGACTGCTTGCTCCATACCGTGCCATGCTCGAAGCCAACGGACGCATTATCGCGTATTACGGTGCGCAGATGACTCCGGGGGCATGGACTGAAGACGAGTTCCTGACGAAAGGGGGCGTGGCCTTCCGCGCCCTCGGAGCCGGGCAGTCGCCACGTGGCTCCCGAAATGAGGCGATAAGGCCGGATGTGCTGCTCGTGGATGACTTCGACACCGACGAGGACTGTAAGAACCCTGACATCATACAGAAGCGGTGGGAATGGTGGGAGAAGGCCCTCTATCCGACACGCTCAATATCCACGCCGACACTGGTTGTCTTCTGTGGGAACATAATCGCCAAGGACTGCTGCGTGGTCCGTGCCGGTGCCATGGCGGACCACTGGGACATTGTGAACATACGCGACAGGGAGGGCAATTCAACGTGGCCCGAGAAGAATTCCGAGGCACATATCGACCGGGTGCTGGCAAAGATCTCAACCAAGGCGGCGCAGGGTGAGTATTTCAACAACCCGATATCCGCCGGGGAGGTGTTCGAGACGGTCACTTACGGCAAGGTGCCGCCGCTTAAGAAGTTCAGGTTCCTCGTTGCATACGGCGACCCCTCTCCCGGTGAGAGCAAGGCAAAGAGGGGCAAGTCATTCAAGGCGGTCATGCTGCTTGGGAAACTCGACGGCAGGCTGTATGTGATAAGGTCACGACTCGCGAAATCACTCAACGCCGAGTTCATAGACTGGTATGTGCAGATGCTTGAGCACGTAGGGGACAAGGCCCCGGTCTACTGCTACATGGAGAACAACAAGCTTCAGGACCCGTTTTTCCAGCAGGTGTTCCGCCCCCTTGTCGCCAAGGTCCGCAAAGAGAGGGGCATACAGCTGTATATACGGCCGGACGAGCGCAAAAAGACGGACAAGGCCACGCGTATAGAGGCGAACCTTGAGCCTATGAACCGAGAAGGGAACCTGATACTGAACGAGGCTGAACGCGACAACCCGCACATGAAGGAGCTTGAGGACCAGTTCCGGCTATTCACCCTGGCATTGCGCTATCCGGCCGACGGTCCCGATGCCGTGGAGGGCGGCAACCGCATACTGGACGAGACCATGCGTAAGGTGGAGACGCCAGTTACACGATCCAGGTCGGAGATAAGCCGGCGCAACAGACGAAGATTATAACATATAAATTGTAAACGCTCATTCAAAAATGGGTCGGTCGCCCACTCGGGTGGCACACTTTTCAGTGAGTATTTAAAATATAAATTCCATATATGAGCCAATTTGTTCAGCTTTCAGACTATGATGCGTCCATACACCGTGAGATACTCGATGCGCTGACGCGTGACGATGACACCGTGGTGGAGATATGCGAGGACAGGGCGATAGCCGAGATGCGCTGCCACCTGTCGAAACGCTATGACTGCGACCGCATCTTCTCCGCCGCCGGCGACGACCGGCACCAGCTTATACTGATGATGGTCCTTGATATCGCCGTGTACCATATATTCTGCATACACAACCCGCAGAAGCTGTCACAGGTCCGCAAGGACCGCTACGAGCGGGCGGTGGAATGGATGAGGGCGGTGTCCCGCGAGGACATCTCGATAGAGGGCGCGCCGATGCTGCCGGAGGAGGAGCGGAGCTCCGGCGCGTCATTCCGCATCCGCAGCAACCACAAACGAGTCTGCCACATGTAATCACCACAATTATGAGCAAGCGAAAAAGGAACCCGGGGGACCGCCCGGGAATGATCACCTCCGGAGGCAACATGCCGCGTCCGGGGCAGTCACGCCCGAACGTCATTACGCTTACACAGCCAAGACGGTTCGGCATAGACATAGCGGACTACATGGCGGCGATCAGGTCCGCCGAAAATGTGGACCTCCCCAGCCGTTACAGACTGTATGACATGTACTCCGACATACTCATGGACTCGCACCTGTCATGTGTCATAGAGAAACGCCGCAATGCCG
The nucleotide sequence above comes from Duncaniella freteri. Encoded proteins:
- a CDS encoding phage protein Gp36 family protein yields the protein MSQFVQLSDYDASIHREILDALTRDDDTVVEICEDRAIAEMRCHLSKRYDCDRIFSAAGDDRHQLILMMVLDIAVYHIFCIHNPQKLSQVRKDRYERAVEWMRAVSREDISIEGAPMLPEEERSSGASFRIRSNHKRVCHM